The genomic stretch AGACCCAACAACACCAGGTAAAAGTATTGAGTTCCCATCACCATGGGTAGATTGGATGGAAGAGTATGCAACAAATGGTAGGATAATCAAAGGAGGACAATAACTTATGGAAAGATTGATCCCTGATAGCAATGAAAATATTATTGTGGGAGTATTCTATAATGGAATTTTTAGTTGGTTTGTAACCGATAAAGAACTTTGGTTCCTAAATTACAGAAAAAGAATTGATGCATTTAAAGAAAAAGGATTTGATGTAGAAGAATATATTGACGAGGTCAGAAAAGACATATTGATTTTGAATTCTGATAATGCTAAAATATTTTTAAGAAGAATTAAAAAATATGAAATTGAAGCAAAGGAATTAAGAGAACTTTTGGAAAAAAGCAGAGAATCAGATGTTGATTCGTGGTACTATGATTTTCGTCCTAGTTTGTATGTAAATTTTGATTCCCATAAATTATTTTCTCTTTATTCAGAACCAGCTTCATACGAAGAATATGCACCCCAAAATTGGGAAGCAAGGTATATTGATTTTTTGGATACTATCCCTTATGAAGAGAAATATTGGTTAAATAGAGACTGTGAAGATTTATTATCAAGGAGTAAGTATGAAGAAAACCATATCAATAATGTCAGAAGAATTTGAAAATGAAAAAACAGGAGAAAAGGTTGAGGGTGTTACTATAATGGTGGATGGAGTATTCAAAGAATTTTTGGATATAATTAAACATCAAAAGCCTCAATATGAGAATAATGTTAGTCTTATTCAAGATGCACTAATGAAAGGACTAGAGTCCATCAAAAATAGTGTTTAACAATTGATTTTCTAGCTTCAACAGACAACTCAAAACGGAGATATCGATAGGTTAATACACCTTGGAATATCTCCGTTTTTCACCTATTATGTCAAGGCCGTGAGCTTGTTTATCAAATAAGGGGTATCTGATTGGATAAATATAAGTTGAAAGATTCCAAGTCAGGGTGGCTTAAAGACTGAGGGGGTGGGGAAGATTATTAGTAATATTTCCCTGAGATGGAAGCAAAGATCTTAGAGGGACAAAGAATTGGTACAGGTAATAAGGTAATAGGTGGACATTCTCCAAATGCTCTTAATAATAATAGCCCCATCTTTACTGTAGAAGAAGTAAAAATAAATGCGGATGGCACAAAGGTGGTTAAGTACTATGAGCAATTTCCTGATGGTAATGTTTCTAGGCTAAAGACAAGCACTATCTTATATGCGACATTTTTCTGAAAAGCAACTGGAAGACAAACAGGAGGCAATCGCAATCCAAACAGTTATCAGGTGCAACGGGAAAATCCTATATTTTTCAGATTTGCCCAACAAGGCTTTTTATCGCCTGATTGGCATATATGTTTTACCATCGGCTTTAAAGGTCACACAGGGGCAATTATTTGCGACACAGGGCAAAACGAAAGTGTTTTATTGATTCTGTTTCTCCAGAAACTTATCGAGATTACCTACCCTATGGTTCATGGTGAACCATGAATTTACAGGAAACTGGTTCTATGGTAAAATGGAGCTGCCGGGGGTTACAGGGGGGGAAACACTATTTCTGTAGCTCCCTTTTCTGTTCTTTTTCTGACGTTCCATCTATCAAAAATAAATCCAGAAATGACTTGCAATCCATTCCATACAGAGTTAACATCAACAATCAATAAAAGAAATAACTTGTCCTATCACCCATTGGTTTGTTGTAGATTGGCTGTCGCCCCCTTGCGGACTCGTGAAGAGTTAACGCTGTCATCTGAGGTTGCCGGTACGGGAACCGATTGGTTGGAAACAAGATCTGGAGGGAGAGAATTGCAGAAAAGAGAAAATCTGCTTTATGTGGGGATTGATCTGCATAAGGAAAGTCATACCGCAGTGATGGTGAACTGCTGGAATGAGAAGTTAGAGGTAGTCGTCATTGAAAACAAGCCCAGTGAATTTAAAAAGCTGGCAGAAAAGGTAAACAGAAAATCCAATCACCTTGGGCTTGAACCCATTTACGGATTGGAGAATGCATACGGCTACGGCAGAAGTTTAGCTGTCTGGCTGATTGAAAAAGGTTACATTGTAAAAGACATTAATCCTGCCATGGCATATGACCAGAGAAAAAGTGCACCTATGCTCCGTAAAAATGATGAGCATGATGCGTATTGTGTGGCAACGGTTCTGATTAACCAATTGCCCAACGAGGTGTTTAATTGCCTGAATGGCATAACATGTTCCACCATCGGTTTTAAAGGTCACACAGGGCTAACTGGGAATGGGACCTCCATTCTGCCTTATTATTGGTTTAAAGATAACTACTTACCCCCATGGTTCATGGTGAACCATAGGATTTACAGGAATCTGGTTCTATGGTAAAATGATGCTGCCGGGGGTTACAGGGGGTGAAAACACTTCTTCTGTAACTCCCTTTTCTGTTTCTTTTCTGCCGTTCCTTTCTGAAACTAAATCCAGAAATGACTTGCAATCCATTCCATACAGAGTTAACATCAACAACCAATAAAAGAAATAACTTGTCCTTCCACCCATTGGTTTGTTGTAGATAGGCTGCCGCCCCCTTGCGGTCTCGCAAAGAGTTAACGCTGTCATCTGAGGTTGTCGGTACGGGAACCGGTTGGTTTCTTCTTTTTTCAAATATTTGAAGAAACATTCACAGCAGGCATTGTCGAAGGATATGTTCCCTATTACTTATTAGTCTCATAATAGCAGCGTATCAACTTTATTTATTGACGTATTGTTTGATATAATAAGAAACAAAATATCTGAAGTCTGGAGGAGAACCATTGACAAATACGGAATATATAATGGACTTGCAGTATTTATACTTAGCACTTAAAACACACCCGTTACTAATAAATAATGAACAGAAGAAAAAATGTTTTGAACAGTTATTCGAAGGTAAGCAGGATATCCACTATAATTATAATAGTTTTGTTGACGTTGCGACTGAACTGACAAGCTTTTTTAATGATGGACATACTAATATTGAACTACCATATACGAATCGAGATCGCTGCTTATATATCAAATGTGATTGGGATGAAATAAATAAGAATGATTTAATAATTACAGAGCAATTCGATAATATAGGAATATATTCAAAGATTATTTGCATTGAGGGTAAGACTATAAGTAATATTATTAATTTGCTTGGTACTAGAATACCTCATGAAAATAAATATTTGGTAAAAAGCAGAATGGTAAAGTATCCTTATCTAAACTATCATATGTTCAGTGAAATGAATATGATAGCTTTGTTCGGAAAAAAGAGATGTTATGAAATAATTTTTAGTAATGATAATAATACAATTAAAAAGAATGTTCCCTTAACTTTTTACAATGGTTTTTTAGATTTTTCCAATGATGAAGATTTTCTTTCATATGAAATCCAGGATACAACTATGGTTTTACATTTAAACGCATGTATCTATAATGAAAAATATATAGAAACCCTTAATCAGCTGG from Anaerocolumna sp. AGMB13020 encodes the following:
- a CDS encoding IS110 family transposase produces the protein MQKRENLLYVGIDLHKESHTAVMVNCWNEKLEVVVIENKPSEFKKLAEKVNRKSNHLGLEPIYGLENAYGYGRSLAVWLIEKGYIVKDINPAMAYDQRKSAPMLRKNDEHDAYCVATVLINQLPNEVFNCLNGITCSTIGFKGHTGLTGNGTSILPYYWFKDNYLPPWFMVNHRIYRNLVLW
- a CDS encoding S41 family peptidase, with protein sequence MTNTEYIMDLQYLYLALKTHPLLINNEQKKKCFEQLFEGKQDIHYNYNSFVDVATELTSFFNDGHTNIELPYTNRDRCLYIKCDWDEINKNDLIITEQFDNIGIYSKIICIEGKTISNIINLLGTRIPHENKYLVKSRMVKYPYLNYHMFSEMNMIALFGKKRCYEIIFSNDNNTIKKNVPLTFYNGFLDFSNDEDFLSYEIQDTTMVLHLNACIYNEKYIETLNQLAYICKEKKLTSFILDLSKNMGGSSAVIDAFIKFTNVDYFRRYEMIDFSSGEIKSVTNRHVFVKNNKEKIAFPVEIYCRVSHNTFSSARTFAVTLKDNGIAKIIGLPTGGKPNSFGMPQKYKMPISNITFRISRCYFLRPDSTMDNAVTLMPDTVL